TCACTCTGCAGTTGTATCAGAGATGATTTCTTCTGAATGATCTGTCTGTGTAATAGTATACAACAGTGTAATATAAAGAATATCCCATTTGATCTACAATATTGACTTAACTgaaaataattacatatttcttAGACTTGTGCTGTTGTGCATGCTCATATCTACTCAATCTGAGTGGGACAcaactatatatgtttttgtttttaccCTAGTATATTTACTGTATAAGCAAATTGTGGTTCCGGTTTATATTAATCATTACAACTTTCTGGACACGCAATATGAGTTAGTAATGGGTTTGTCATTTGGTGCTGCATAAATAGCTTTAGTGAAATATCTATAAAGGTAAAACTAACACTTATGCTTTTAGATATATTTTGAAGGTTACGATCAGCCGAAACATTATGGGCATGGGCAGCATTGTGGAGTTCCGTGAGTTCTGTGTAAGTCTCGAGATGATCATGTGCCAGTGTGCCACCAGCATTGATGAAAACAATGTGTTTAGTTATTTATTACCTTTTTTAAAGACAAGCTTTAAATTTGGTAATTTCATGGATTTCATTGGATTTTATGTAGGcttattatttattattgtgTTGTGAATTGTCACATGATTCCTGATATTCTTTTCCTGAAACTTCAGTAGTATTTtcatatttcaaaaataaattcaacACATTGCATTTCTGGTGTTGTAGTATCATctgcataatatttttctataggagttttaatttttttatattatttacaGGTAAGAAATTACTCTCCTGCCCCCACAATCAACAACAGTATCAAGGTGAGTTGTCATTGATGATGTAAGATGCTTTTCATTTCATACCTTTCAGATGTGTCTGTCTATGGCACGTCTTCACAAAACAATACAGCTCCTAGTATTTGTATTGTGTAATGCTAGTAGTTTACCTGGAGATCACAATTCACGCATCCATGCAAATACATTTGGTAATATTTCAGGAGCGTGTAGAGGAAGCGCACACGTGCGTGTGCATATGGTAGTGTGCGTGTGGGCTGTGTGCATCCAGTTCTGCTTtcttagagaagttctcaagtAGCTTATCTGGTGGCTTCACCAATGCTTGCAGGCTTAACCTATCTGGCTTAACTAGGTTGTTCAACTTCCAGTCCAGTCCTCTGCATGGTGCAAAGTTATGCACATCCACTTTACCAGGATTGTACAGTCCTAATGTATGCCttaagtttatttttgttttggtcTTTTTGGGCAAGTGACAATTGTATTTATTCTCAGAAACAAAGTTGTCTGGCATGATATTATGAGTTTTGATAATATTTCCTAAAGTAGCGGAAAATTTAAAACACTACAACCCTCCAGGATGGACCCTGGaaatttgtgatttgtgcatCTCACAAATGGTGGTTCTTCCTACTTTTGATTTTTCATCAGTCAAGTATTCAACAATAGGCACCACTTTGCAAATGGTGTCTGCATTTGATGGTTAATTGACTAATTCTTATAGTTGATTCCCCTGAAATATGCTGATTAGATCGCTTCGTTAAGATCGTACCTTTTAATTGTGCTTATCAGCTGCTATTGTTTTTTCTGATATTCCTGTAGATTGTAGCTGCATAATATTTTATTCCGTTGTGGCcaacagtattttttttcttgactaACATACACTGTTCGGCACTTCTATTTCTTGACTAACATGCTATTCGCCATGGTCACAGTGATGCTTTATTTAGTGTGTGTGAAAGACATGAAGACATATTTGGTTATGTAACTCTTGATCTTGCATGTTCCTTTCAGATGGAAGTTGGAATTGAGGATTGCTTACATATTGAGTTCGAATACAGCAAAAGCAAGTAAGAAGATAGGCTTAGTTGGCTGTCTGTTCTGACATGTTCCTCAATGTGGCATCCACAGCGTTTGCTTACATTGAAACATTCTTATTCTTATTCAGGTACCATCTCAAGGATGTGATTATTGGGAAGATCTACTTTCTTCTTGTCAGAATAAAGATAAAAAACATGGAACTAGAAGTACGTCGTAGGGAATCAACAGGAGCAGGCTCTAGTGCATATGTTGAGACTGAAACTCTTGCAAAGTTTGAGTTGATGGATGGTGCTCCTGTCAGAGGTAcgtttttgtaatttttttcatttttaatatatttttgaatGTACAGTTCCTTTACATGCTGATCCTTGTCTTGTTGCTTGATATTTAAAGTGACATGCTTTGGAGTTATAAATAACTTATTTGTGGACCACATGGTTGCATGCTTTTCATGAATCTTTTTTGTGGTATGATAGTTGCAACAATTTGCTGATTACCTTAAACTCAAAGCTTGGTAGTAACGTTTGCAAAACAGCaaaacacatgaattttaatgAATTTCAAGCCTATATGATACTCTGGTAGATCTGTAGATGCAAGTCTATTTTAGTTATTTAGTGATCCTGCAGGGGTTTCTTCTCAATTATCACGATGCACTGTGGAAGTGCACTTTCCCTGCTTGAAACAATTCCTATATACTTTAATTATGATTTAGGAAATATCAGCCCCAGTAGAGCTAAACATTCACTTGAGAACTTTCCAACTTGATCCCATGTATACTTGAAGTAGGACTGGCTGCAAGGATCCTAATTAATACTAAAGCAAATTGTGTGGTGCATAAAGTAATATCAACATTTCCTTCCGATGTTTATAGAGGTAAAAGTTATAACCGTCATATTCCGTTTCGTTCAGCACCGCCAACGTTCAAAGCTTCTCATTCTAGTGAGTAGTGATATTCGGTATTTAGCTTCTTGCATGATCTCTCTGCTTGCAAGGATATTGCTTTGCTGTGAACTTGAggtaactgttttttttttttccaggagAATCCATCCCGGTGAGGCTATTCTTGACGCCTTACGAGCTGACCCCTTCGTATCGGAACATAAACAACAAGTTCAGCGTCAAGTACTACCTGAATCTGGTCCTTGTTGATGAGGAAGATAGGAGGTACTTCAAGCAGCAAGAGATCACCATGTATCGCCTTCTAGAAACCCCCCAGGCTTCCTAGATTCCAAACTGGAGCAGCAAGATGTTTTTCGATTCTCAGGTTTTGTACAAGCTAGCATCGAGGTTAGGGCAATGGCGTActtacatgtatataaactcCAGAAGAGCTCGGCAGTTCACTAGTGCTGCTCTCCAAATCACATTTCTTTGTTTCTGTATCTTCTTGTCCTCTGTGTGCTTATGGTAGACCCTTTGATTCATGTGGAGTATATGTGCATTACCTCCCCCTGTTTATTTCTGTTTCTTGAAAGTAATCTGTCCGAAGACCTTATGTGTATTATCTCACAAGGATCTTTGTTAATTCACTTGATTGAAGTTTTGCAGTGATGATTGAAGTTTTGCAGTGATGCATAACATGCTTCATTAAGTAAGCCGATACCAGTTTTACAGTTTACTTGGCATGAGTGTAATATAAATAAGTCTAACTAATGTACTCtttccgtcccataatataagggattttgacattttgctggtactgtttgaccactcgtcttattcaaaaaatttgtgtaaatataaaaaacgaaaagttgtgctcaAATTACAttggataataaaataagtaaaaataaataaataataattttaaatttttttaaataagacgaatgatcaaacagtaTAAGCAAAATGTTGAAATCCACGAGGGAGTAATGTAGAGAGTTTCATTCTGCCCTTAGTTGTGCGTCTCTTTCGTTTCGATTTTGGAGTTTGGAGTATACGTCTATACCATCCATATCCCCATCGTCCCCTGCCTTTGCTCTTCCTGGCTTCCTGCGGCTCCCATCCTTCTCTAATCTTGGTTTCCTTCACAATGTGCTGTACGCCTGTACATGTGCAATTTTCTTaacattttctctctttttcttcctGTGCATGTGCATTCTGACTCAGCTATCTATGTGGGGTTGTGGGGGAGGTAAAGGTAAATCCTGATGCCCAATTTTATTGCAGGTGAAATAATCATAACAATGAAAGGTATTATGCTGTTCTGGAGCAATCGATCAAGTAATCCATTACTTTGGGGTGTTAGTGTTGTCTATTGGATCATctaggtttagatctagtcAGGTGGTTCTATTTGCGATGGATGATTGAACAACAGTAGAGAATAAGGgaaagggtttagggatgtgacAGGTTGACACGTTGGATGAAGAGGAAGTcccggccatcgtcgttgtcgtcgctctgcttgacgcgggcggcggcggcgacggtggtcgtgacggcgacggtgctgcgCGGCAGTGGCGGTCGTAGGGGATCCCGGCGaggtcgtggcgcggcggtggagtctTCCCGTCATTGGCTGCGcccctcgatcggttagggtttttggggtggagtggcgacggcgacgaacctcgtgtCATGTGcgtcccgtcctccacccctctttatatggcacagtgtgacggggggccatcagccattgggctgggcgccc
This genomic window from Oryza sativa Japonica Group chromosome 12, ASM3414082v1 contains:
- the LOC4352271 gene encoding vacuolar protein sorting-associated protein 26A — its product is MNYIVGAFKPPCDISIAFSDARSRKQIAVKNDNGRTVMVPVFQSLETISGEVSVVPVPGKRIEHLGVKIELLGQIELYLERGKFYDFTSLVRELDIPGEIYEKKTYPFEFSTVEMPYESYNGTNVRLRYILKVTISRNIMGMGSIVEFREFCVRNYSPAPTINNSIKMEVGIEDCLHIEFEYSKSKYHLKDVIIGKIYFLLVRIKIKNMELEVRRRESTGAGSSAYVETETLAKFELMDGAPVRGESIPVRLFLTPYELTPSYRNINNKFSVKYYLNLVLVDEEDRRYFKQQEITMYRLLETPQAS